AAACGCAATCTAATTCAACCCAATCATTCATCGTTGATTCACCCGCCGAGGCCAATAATTTCGCGCCTTCGGCAAAACCTGAAGTGGCAAAAAGCACGTCTTTAGTGAATGTTAGTCAGGACTCTGAAGCTCGGGTTGAGTTTTATCAACCGGATTCATCGGAAGTCACATTTAGTCCTCGCTCACGTGAGCCTCAAGTGCTAGCGAGTATATCGTCAAACAGTTCAAGTGTACCGTTATTAAATCGTGACGTTACGCTGCCTCAGGTGCCTTTTCATACTGTTATTGCAGGTGAAAACCTATTTAGTATTTCAGTCAAATACGACATTAAAATGGTTGAATTGATGGAATACAATCAAGTGCGGGAATCTGTAAGGTTATACGCAGGTCAAAAGGTGTATCTTAACAATCCCAATGTCGTGCATGAAATTGCGGCGGGAGATACTTTGCTCAGTATTGCCGATCGATATGGTGTGTTGATCGATGAAATTATGCGATGGAATAAACTCACTCCTGACGTGGCGCTGCAAGCAGGCCACGGATTATTAATTGTAGACCCAACAAATTACGTTTTATGAACCAAACAATGAAAGAGCAGGAAGCACCTGAACAAGAGCAGCCTTCACTCGGGCAAACTTTAGCAACGGCAAGACAAAATGCCGGGATCAGCTTTGCTGAAATTGAATCGCGTTTAAAGATGACTCATGCCCAACTTACCAAGCTCGAGCAGGATGACTATCAAGGCCTAGGGCCTGAAACTTTTGTGCGTGGCTATATCAAAAATTACGCTGCGCTATTGGGGTTAAACCCTGCAGAAGTGCTGGCTAAATATCAATCTCCAGAGTTGCCGCCACAGAAAAAGCGGATGCAAAGCTTTTCTCGCCGCACTCACAAAGAAGCCCATGATAACCGCTTAATGATGGTGAGCTACATCGTGCTGGCTATCGTATTGGGGTCATCGGCATTTTGGTTTTGGCAGACCAATAGTTCAGAGCAAGAAGTGGTGTCCGAAACGCCGGTCACTCAGCTTGAGACGCCAGCTGAAAATGTCACAACACCTGCGATGGATGAGGTGGCATTACCTGCCGAGCAAATTAATGAGGTAGCCCCGCAAAGCGAGCCACAGGCGAGCGAAGCTGAGGTTTCAGTGCCTGTTGAAGCGAAACCGCAAGCGGTAAAACGAGACCCCGCACTGAGCACGGTAGTCATGCATTTCAACGAAGAAAGCTGGGTTGAAATGTTTGATGCAACACAAGAGCGTGTTGCGTTTGGTGTTAAAAAAGCGGGATATACCATGACAGTTGAAGGTAAGGCCCCTTTTTCTGTTATACTCGGCAAGCATCAGGCCGTGGAGGTCACGCTTGACGGCAAACCAGTGCCATTGCCTGCGTTTACTAAAAACCGTCTAGCTAAATTCAATTTACCGTTAACAGAGTAGTCAGCATGTTTTCAGAACCACCTATAAAGCGTAGAAAATCAACAAGGATCTATGTCGGTAATGTGCCTATTGGTGATGGCGCACCGATAGCAGTACAGTCTATGACAAACACCAATACTTTAGATGTTGATGCGACGGTGGCACAAATTAGAGCTATCCAAGACGCCGGGGCGGATATTGTCCGTGTTTCTGTGCCGACAATGGATGCAGCTGAAGCATTCAAAAGCATTAAAGAGCAAGTGGATATTCCACTCGTCACAGATATTCACTTCGATTACCGTATTGCATTACAAGTGGCTAAGTATGGTGCCGACTGCTTACGGATAAACCCAGGTAATATTGGCAGTGAAGACCGTATTCGTGCAGTGATTGATGCGGCGGGTGAGCACAGTATTCCAATTCGCATTGGCGTAAATGGCGGTTCACTAGAGCGCGATTTGCAAGAAAAGTATGGTGAACCAACACCTGAAGCCTTGCTTGAGTCTGCGATGCGACATGTCGAAATTCTCCAGCGCCATAATTTTGATCAGTTTAAAGTCTCGGTAAAAGCTTCCGACGTGTTCTTAGCCGTTGGCGCTTATCGGTTACTGGCAAAAGAGATTGACCAACCTCTGCACCTTGGGATCACCGAAGCTGGTGGTTTTAGAGCCGGCTCGGTTAAATCGGCAGTTGGTCTAGGTATGCTACTTGCTGAAGGGATTGGTGATACATTACGTGTTTCACTGGCGGCTGATCCGGTGCAAGAAATCAAAGTGGGTTTTGATATTCTAAAGTCGCTGCGAATTCGTTCGCGCGGCATTAATTTTATTGCTTGCCCAAGTTGTTCCCGTCAAGAATTTGATGTAGTGAATACTATGAATCAGCTTGAGGAGCGATTAGAAGATATCGTCACACCAATTTCGGTTTCTGTGATTGGTTGCGTGGTAAATGGCCCTGGCGAAGCACTCGTCAGTGACTTGGGTCTTGCTGGCGCAAATCGCCGTTCAGGCCTTTATATCAATGGCGAGCGCCAAAAGACACGGATTGATAATGATGATATTGTCGCTCAATTAGAGTCTCAGATCCGAGAATATGTAGAGAAAAAAGAAAGCGAAGAAAAAATCGATGTAAAAATCATCGACTGATACCAGCGTAATCGTTAAGATAAGCGAATTTTCGCGCTTTCTCACGGCGTGCTAGACTGCACGACGATAAATGGCATTAAAGAAATAAAACCAATGCGATGAGACTGTTTTAGCGTATTTAGTTAAAGGGCTAAAGCAGCAGGAAATCGGTTGGTGACAAATTTAAGTTAGGGTTTTCAGTGACTAAACAACTTCAGGCAATCCGTGGAATGAATGATTGTCTGCCAGGTGACACGCAGGTCTGGCAGAAAGTAGAATCGGTGTTAAGAGACACAGTAGCGGCATTTGGTTATCAAGAGATCCGTTTTCCAGTCGTTGAGTCGACCGATCTATTTAAGCGCTCTATCGGTGAAGTAACCGATATCGTCGAAAAAGAAATGTATACCTTTGATGACCGTAATGGCGATAGCTTAACGCTACGTCCGGAAGGCACAGCAGTGTGCGTCCGTGCGGGTAATCAAAATGGTTTGCTATACAACCAAGAACAGCGCCTTTGGTATATGGGACCGATGTTCCGCCATGAAAGACCGCAAAAAGGCCGTTACCGTCAATTCCATCAATTTGGCGTTGAAACCTTTGGTATGGCAACGCCAGATATTGATGCCGAAGTGATCTTATTGACGGCGCGTCTATGGCAGCAATTTGGCATTCAAGACCATGTTACGCTTGAGCTCAACTCTTTGGGGTCAAATGAAGCGCGTGCTGAATATCGTGATGCTTTGATTGCATATCTGGAGCAACACAAAGAAGCGCTTGATGAAGATAGTCTGCGCCGTATGTATAGCAATCCACTGCGTGTGTTGGATAGCAAAAATCCAGAGGTACAAGCTGTACTTGTTGATGCGCCTAAGCTTTCTGAACACTTAGATGATGAATCACGCGAACATTTTGCTAATTTGTGTGAACGTTTAGACGCAGCTGGCGTCGAATACCAAGTTAATGAAAAGCTGGTACGTGGCCTAGATTACTACAACCGCACCGTATTTGAGTGGGTGACGACAAGCTTAGGTTCTCAAGGCACAGTATGTGCTGGCGGCCGCTACGACGGCTTAGTAGAGCAGCTTGGCGGTAAAGCAACACCAGCTGTTGGCTTTGCGATGGGTATCGAGCGTTTAGTCTTGATGCTACAGACGTTGGAGTGTGTGGGCGATATTCGTCGTAATGCAGACGTATACGTTGTTGCGATGGGTGACAAAGCGGCTATTCAAGCTCCAGTGGTTGCACAGCAATTACGAGATGATATTGCTGGCCTTCGCGTGATGGTTCATTGTGGCGGTGGCAACTTCAAGAAACAATTTAAACGTGCAGATAAAAGCGATGCTGTTATTGCGCTAGTGCTAGGCGAAGATGAACTCGCTGAAGGCAAAGTGACAGTGAAGTATCTGCGTGAACAGAAAGAACAAATCACCTTACCACTTGCAGAAGTAAAAACGCTGTTAGCAGAGCTGGTAAGCTAAGAGGTTAGAATGGAAATTTATTCAACAGAAGAACAACAAGCAGAAGCAATAAAACGATTTTTCCGTGAAAATGGCACAACGATTGTAGTCGGTGCTGTGCTTGGTTTAGGTGGTTTATATGGCTGGAAAGCGTATAACCAAAGCCAGATCGAGAGCGCAGAAGCAGCATCCGAAGCATACACTCAGGTTGTTGAAAGTGACGATGTACTAGCAAAAAGCGACGCTTTTGTTGCTGCAAATGCAGATTCTAACTACGCCGTGTTAGCAGCTTTCGTTGCTGCTAAAGAGGCAATCGACAAAGACGATCTTAAGCTAGCTGCTGAGAAGCTAACTTGGGCGGCTGATAATGTAGCCAACGCTGAGCTAAAAGCAACGGCGTTGTTAAGACTTGCACGTGTACAAGCGTCTCAGTCTCAATACGAACAAGCACTTGCAACACTGGCTAAGCCAATGCCTGAAGCGTTTAAGGCGCAGCTTGCTGAGATCCAAGGTGATATTTACCTTGCTCAAGGCGACAAAGATAAAGCACGAAGCGCTTATCAATCGGCATTAGAAGCAGCGGAAGGCAATAGCAATCCTATGCTGCAAATTAAACTGGATGATCTTGCACAAAAGACAACGGTTTAAGGAGCTGCCATGAAGAAGTTAACGATGGCCTCATTGGCTTTATGTGTTGCAGCACTCACCGCGGGTTGCTCTTCAAGTGATGATGAAGAAGAGTTAACGCTCCCTGAGATCAACAATCAATTCGACGCCGCTGTTGTATGGCAAGAGGGGATTGGTGACGGGGTTGAGCACTACTTTTCACGCTTATCTCCAGTAAGCTATCAAAGCACTGTTTTTGCAGCTGCCCGTGAAGGTTTAGTGACAGCATTTGACGCACAAACAGGTGAAGAAAAGTGGCGAGTTGATGTTCGTGAGAATAAGAGCTTTTGGCCATGGGAAGACAGTGACAGTGCGAAGCTGTCAGGTGGGATCACACAAGCTTATGGCAAACTGTATGTTGGTTCTGAGCACGGACAGGTTTTTGCGCTGGACCGTGAAACTGGCGAAATCGTTTGGCGTAAGTCAGTACCAGGTGAAGCGCTGTCTGCGCCAGCTGCAGGTGACGGTCTTCTTTACGTTAACTTAGGTTCAGGCAAGCTGGTTGCGCTGCACCCAGATACAGGTGAAGAGCGTTGGCACTATGAGCAAGAAGTTCCTGCGCTGACATTACGTGGTTTAAGCTCACCAACGAGCGCGAATGGTGGTGTATTGGTTGGCGAAGAAAGTGGCAAGTTAACCGCACTGATCGCTGAAAACGGTTTTACTGCTTGGAGCTCGGATGTTGCAATTGCAAAAGGGGCTTCTGAGTTTGAACGTTTGGTCGATGTTGATACTAAACCCGTTGTAAGCGGCGCATATGTGTATTCTATCGCCTATAATGGTAAACTAGTCGCTATTGATGTGCGCAGCGGCAATGTAGTGTGGGATCGTGAGTACAGTAGTTACCGAGACCTCACACTCGATCTTGACGTAATTTATTTGGTTGATAGCGACGGCGTACTGTACGCACTAGACAAAAACTCTGGTATTGAACGTTGGACACAACCTGCTCTGCGCGGTTGGTATCTAACCGCTCCTACGGTTGCTGGCAACTACGTAGTGGTTGGCGATCAGGAAGGTAACTTACACTGGCTGGATAAGAGCTCTGGTGAGTTGGTATCGCGTACCGAGTTTGATAGTTCAGGCTTTTTTGTCGAACCGATTGTGGTTGATGGCAAAGTATTTGTTTACACGCGTGATGGTGAACTTAGCGCAGTTCAAATTCCGCAGTAACTTTCTGAATTTTTAGATATTTTATGGGGCTTCGCTTTTGCGAAGCCTTTTGTTGTTTTTAAAAGAGGTAGTCTATGCTTCCTGTGATCGCTCTGGTTGGGCGACCTAATGTGGGTAAGTCCACACTGTTTAATCGTTTAACACGTACTCGTGACGCGTTAGTTGCTGACTTTCCGGGTCTGACTCGCGACCGTAAATACGGCCAAGCAAACTATGAAGGCTACGAGTTTATTGTGGTAGACACGGGTGGTATCGATGGCTCTGAAGAAGGCATTGAAACTGAAATGGCCGAGCAGTCGCTGCTTGCAATTGAAGAAGCGGATATTGTGCTATTTTTGGTGGATGCGCGCGCAGGTATGACGGTTGCTGATCAAGCTATCGCGCAGCACCTTCGTAAACAACAGAAAAACTGCTTTGTTGTCGCCAATAAAACGGATGGCATTGATGCTGACTCCAACTGTGCTGAGTTTTACCAGTTAGCGCTCGGTGACGTTCAACAGATCGCCGCCGCGCACGGTCGAGGTGTTACTCAATTATTAGAGCTGACGCTACAACCGATTATCGCTGAGCTTACGGCTCAAGATGAAGAGCTTGAGCATGACGATGAAGATATCGCCGAGCTTTACCTTGAAGGTGAAGAAGTCGAAGACGGTAAAACGGGTTTTGAAGACAAGCCTGTTAAACTCGCGATTATCGGTCGTCCAAATGTCGGTAAGTCAACACTAACTAACCGTATTTTAGGTGAAGACCGCGTTATCGTTTACGATATGCCGGGCACAACGCGCGACTCAATTTACATTCCGATGACGCGCAATGATAAAGAATACGTGTTAATCGACACTGCCGGCGTGCGTAAACGTAAGAAAGTCAGCGATGTCGTAGAGAAATTTTCGGTTATCAAAACACTGCAAGCGATTGAAGATGCCAATGTGGTATTGCTCGTTGTAGACGCGCGAGAGGGGATCTCAGATCAAGACTTGAGTCTACTTGGTTTTGCACTAAATGCGGGTCGCTCGTTGGTTATTGCGGTAAACAAATGGGATGGCCTTGATGATTATGTCAAAGAGCGCATCAAAACTGAGCTAGACAGACGACTGGGCTTTGTGGATTTTGCTCGTTTGCACTTTATCAGCGCATTACATGGTACAGGTGTTGGTCACTTGTTTGAGTCGATTGACGAAGCTTATGAATCAGCGACTAAGCGAGTAAGTACGGCAATGTTACGCCGTATTATGGATATGGCTCAGGCGGATCACCAGCCTCCACTGGTTCGTGGACGTCGGGTAAAACTTAAGTATGCACACGCAGGTGGTTATAACCCGCCGCGTATCGTTATCCACGGCAATATGGTGCATGAACTGCCAGATAGCTATAAGCGCTATTTAATGAACTACTATCGTAAAGCGCTTAACGTAATGGGTACGCCGATTAAGATTGAATTCCGCGAAGGGGATAACCCTTACGCTGGCCGTTCAAACAAAATGACGCTATCGCAAAAGCGTAAGCTTCGTGCATTTGCAAAAGAAAACCGCAATAAGCCGTAAGGCTCTTTGCGTGAAGTTTAGCTCGACGCCATCTGGTTAGTGCGTCGAGCTAAACATAAGTTCCATATCTATCCAACCGATTCCTGTTTCCACATCTGACTATAATTAACGTTAACCCAGAACTCTCTCACTTTGTTTTACCTTGCCCAACATTTGTGCTTAAGTTATATATAGTTACATTAGGTTTTATTGATAGTGAGGATTAGGTGTTTGCCAAAACGGTGATTTATGTAGAATGTGTTGAGGAAGTGCTGGATTTTTACTATCAAGCATTTGGTTTGAGCACTTTTGATATGACCGATGAAGGGGATTATGGTGAGCTAGACACCGGAGAAGTGAAACTCGCCTTTGCCAGTCATCCATTGGCCCAATCACAGTTTAGGCAAGACTATATTCGTTGCCATCCCAAACAGCCTGCACTTGGTTTTGAAATTAGCATCAGCTGTGAAAATGTCCCTGAATGCTATGATAAGGCAGTAGCCGCTGGGGCTGAGCCATTAAGCCCACCAAACCAAAAGGGCAGAGTAACACAAGCTTATGTAAGAGCCATTGAAGGGACTTTAGTTGCTTTGGTATCAAAGCCCGGTGAATAGCGGCACTCACAAGGGGTGAGCGCCATGTTGATGCGGTGTGCTTTTATTCGATATCGACAAGTAGTCTAGCAAGACCAACGGGCTCGATTTCAACACAAACGTTGTCATCGTTCCAGTTTAGACCAACGAGTGCATCATCTTCTTTTAGGTCGAGCACCCATTCGTCAAGAAAACTTTCAACATCAATACTCATCGGCGAGAACTCACTCCACTCGTCGCGACATTGAGCTTGCGCTTTTTCTTCACTATCCCACAGCAATAACACATCAGTCTCGTCAAACTGGTTAGAGTCAACCACAACCATGCCACCGTCATCAGAGCTAAGTGCCCAAACGCTTTCAGTATTTTTTACTTGCTCAATAAACTCACTGACTTCTGAGCCAATTTCTTCTTCATTCATCATAGGTGTTCTCAATTTCGTGGATCAGTTTGCTGGGCGATTGCTTGGCTTTGCCAACGGCTATGAAATGCCATTAGGTTGGTGTAATCGCTCAGGTCGACGAGCTCTCTAAATAGAACCCAATCAATAAGGCAGTATAAACTGATTTGGAGATAATCACAGTGTAAAAACTCTTCTGTCACACACTCTTCATTGAGATAGTGCAGGGTATGGCCAATTCGCTCCCGCTGTAGATTAAAAAATAGTTTATCTTGTTCAATGTCAAAACCAGAGCGCTTACTAAGTAACAGCTCCACCAAAGAATCATTGCAGGCATTGATAAGGACCAACCAGTTTTCTTGATCCCAACTGGGAAATGGAAGTTGATGCTTTTCGCGGAGGTAGCGAACAATCAAATTGGAATCACAAATAAGTTGTGCATCGTCTATTAAAAATGGGATCTTACGAGCAGGATTATGGCGAATAAGTTCGTCATGGCCTGCTTCAGAAAATATGTCTATATGCTGGTAGCTCATTGGGAGCTGTTTAGCCGCGGCCCACATTCTAATTCGACGGGCGTATGGACTGGTGTTCGAACCGATAAGTTTCATGCCATCATTCCTTCAACTAAGTATCTTTCGCTCATTCAGAAAATGTAGCGAGTTGGTATTACGGAATGATGGCGAAGTGATTCAATTTTCGCAAGCGAATTAATCGCTACGACTGGTTACCTCAAGCAAGTGAAAACCAAATTGCGTTTGCACTGGCCCTTGTACTTGATTGATTGGGGCTGAAAAAACCACTTTATCGAATTCAGGCACCATCATGCCCGGTCCGAACTCACCTAGCGCACCACCATCTTGGCCCGACGGGCAATTGGAGTACTGCTTTGCGATTTCTGCGAAATCTTCCCCTGCTGCAATGCGTTCTTTGAGCTCCATGCATTGCGCTTCACTATCTACTAGGATGTGTCTTGCACTAGCGATTGCCATAATTTCTCCGATGATTATTTATTATTCATACTTTATTCTAATCTAGGTACGTTAAAAAATCAGCTTATCTAGGCAAGAGTTTTTCAATTTCGCTAGTGAGCTCGTCAGACATAGGTTTAGTGCGGCTGTTAAAACGCTTAATTGTTTTACGATCAGCTGACACTAAGTATTTGTAAAAATTCCAGTTTGGAGAGCTTGTTACTTCATTCAAATGTTGGAAAATGGGGTTGGCATCAGAGCCTCTGACTTCCGAGGTAGCAAACATATTGAAGGTTACGCCGTAGTTGATAAAACAGACTTTTGCAGTTTCTTTCTCGTCGTCTTCTTCTTGGAAAAAGTCATCAGAGGGAAACCCAAGTACAACAAGGCCTTTATCTTGATATTTTTGATGTAGTTGCTCTAGGCCTTCAAACTGACCAGTAAATCCACAGTTACTGGCTGTGTTTACGATGAGGAGTGGTTTGTCTTTAAATTCACACAGGTTGAGTGAGTCGTCAGAACGCAGTTTTCGCAGCTCAACATTGGTAAAATCATCACAGCTGGATGTCTTTGCATACGCGTTACTCGAGATTAGGAAACCAAGCGCTAAGCTCAGAATCGAAAGACTTTTTATCATCAGTGCTTTCCTTTTATTTATGTTATCTCTTATGATACGAAAATATTCGTTACCTTGATCAGCCTTCATGAATATTAGACTCGCCAAACAGCATGACCTTTGTGCCATTGTAGCCATCTACAACGAAACGATACCGAGCCGCAAAGTCACGGCGGATACGGAGCCCGTAAGCGTAGCACAAAAGCAAAGTTGGTTCGCCGGACATACGCAAAATCGCCCAATTTATGTGGTAGAGCAGGCAGATGAGGTGGTTGCGTGGATAAGCTTTAGCAGCTTTTATGGACGCCCTGCCTACGATGGTACGGCTGAGGTGAGTATTTATCTTGCAAAAGCCGCACAAGGCCAAGGGTTAGGTAGTAAACTCATGGATTTTGCGGAGCAGCAAGCGCCAACCCTGTTTATAACAACGTTACTTGGCTTTATTTTTTCTCATAATCTCCCCAGTATCCGCTTGTTTGAAAAGCACGGTTATAAAAAGTGGGGAGAATTACCCAATGTCGCGGTTATGGATGGTAATCGCTATAGCTTGACGATTTTGGGTAAGTCTCTCGCTTAGTTTGATATGCCGTTGGACTATTGTTTCAAAAAGTAAGTGTAGTCGCCG
This genomic interval from Pseudoalteromonas galatheae contains the following:
- a CDS encoding RodZ domain-containing protein; protein product: MKEQEAPEQEQPSLGQTLATARQNAGISFAEIESRLKMTHAQLTKLEQDDYQGLGPETFVRGYIKNYAALLGLNPAEVLAKYQSPELPPQKKRMQSFSRRTHKEAHDNRLMMVSYIVLAIVLGSSAFWFWQTNSSEQEVVSETPVTQLETPAENVTTPAMDEVALPAEQINEVAPQSEPQASEAEVSVPVEAKPQAVKRDPALSTVVMHFNEESWVEMFDATQERVAFGVKKAGYTMTVEGKAPFSVILGKHQAVEVTLDGKPVPLPAFTKNRLAKFNLPLTE
- the ispG gene encoding flavodoxin-dependent (E)-4-hydroxy-3-methylbut-2-enyl-diphosphate synthase; the encoded protein is MFSEPPIKRRKSTRIYVGNVPIGDGAPIAVQSMTNTNTLDVDATVAQIRAIQDAGADIVRVSVPTMDAAEAFKSIKEQVDIPLVTDIHFDYRIALQVAKYGADCLRINPGNIGSEDRIRAVIDAAGEHSIPIRIGVNGGSLERDLQEKYGEPTPEALLESAMRHVEILQRHNFDQFKVSVKASDVFLAVGAYRLLAKEIDQPLHLGITEAGGFRAGSVKSAVGLGMLLAEGIGDTLRVSLAADPVQEIKVGFDILKSLRIRSRGINFIACPSCSRQEFDVVNTMNQLEERLEDIVTPISVSVIGCVVNGPGEALVSDLGLAGANRRSGLYINGERQKTRIDNDDIVAQLESQIREYVEKKESEEKIDVKIID
- the der gene encoding ribosome biogenesis GTPase Der, which gives rise to MLPVIALVGRPNVGKSTLFNRLTRTRDALVADFPGLTRDRKYGQANYEGYEFIVVDTGGIDGSEEGIETEMAEQSLLAIEEADIVLFLVDARAGMTVADQAIAQHLRKQQKNCFVVANKTDGIDADSNCAEFYQLALGDVQQIAAAHGRGVTQLLELTLQPIIAELTAQDEELEHDDEDIAELYLEGEEVEDGKTGFEDKPVKLAIIGRPNVGKSTLTNRILGEDRVIVYDMPGTTRDSIYIPMTRNDKEYVLIDTAGVRKRKKVSDVVEKFSVIKTLQAIEDANVVLLVVDAREGISDQDLSLLGFALNAGRSLVIAVNKWDGLDDYVKERIKTELDRRLGFVDFARLHFISALHGTGVGHLFESIDEAYESATKRVSTAMLRRIMDMAQADHQPPLVRGRRVKLKYAHAGGYNPPRIVIHGNMVHELPDSYKRYLMNYYRKALNVMGTPIKIEFREGDNPYAGRSNKMTLSQKRKLRAFAKENRNKP
- a CDS encoding glutathione S-transferase family protein, giving the protein MKLIGSNTSPYARRIRMWAAAKQLPMSYQHIDIFSEAGHDELIRHNPARKIPFLIDDAQLICDSNLIVRYLREKHQLPFPSWDQENWLVLINACNDSLVELLLSKRSGFDIEQDKLFFNLQRERIGHTLHYLNEECVTEEFLHCDYLQISLYCLIDWVLFRELVDLSDYTNLMAFHSRWQSQAIAQQTDPRN
- a CDS encoding VOC family protein, yielding MFAKTVIYVECVEEVLDFYYQAFGLSTFDMTDEGDYGELDTGEVKLAFASHPLAQSQFRQDYIRCHPKQPALGFEISISCENVPECYDKAVAAGAEPLSPPNQKGRVTQAYVRAIEGTLVALVSKPGE
- a CDS encoding glutathione peroxidase encodes the protein MIKSLSILSLALGFLISSNAYAKTSSCDDFTNVELRKLRSDDSLNLCEFKDKPLLIVNTASNCGFTGQFEGLEQLHQKYQDKGLVVLGFPSDDFFQEEDDEKETAKVCFINYGVTFNMFATSEVRGSDANPIFQHLNEVTSSPNWNFYKYLVSADRKTIKRFNSRTKPMSDELTSEIEKLLPR
- a CDS encoding peptidylprolyl isomerase, producing MAIASARHILVDSEAQCMELKERIAAGEDFAEIAKQYSNCPSGQDGGALGEFGPGMMVPEFDKVVFSAPINQVQGPVQTQFGFHLLEVTSRSD
- the bamB gene encoding outer membrane protein assembly factor BamB; its protein translation is MKKLTMASLALCVAALTAGCSSSDDEEELTLPEINNQFDAAVVWQEGIGDGVEHYFSRLSPVSYQSTVFAAAREGLVTAFDAQTGEEKWRVDVRENKSFWPWEDSDSAKLSGGITQAYGKLYVGSEHGQVFALDRETGEIVWRKSVPGEALSAPAAGDGLLYVNLGSGKLVALHPDTGEERWHYEQEVPALTLRGLSSPTSANGGVLVGEESGKLTALIAENGFTAWSSDVAIAKGASEFERLVDVDTKPVVSGAYVYSIAYNGKLVAIDVRSGNVVWDREYSSYRDLTLDLDVIYLVDSDGVLYALDKNSGIERWTQPALRGWYLTAPTVAGNYVVVGDQEGNLHWLDKSSGELVSRTEFDSSGFFVEPIVVDGKVFVYTRDGELSAVQIPQ
- a CDS encoding YfgM family protein, which codes for MEIYSTEEQQAEAIKRFFRENGTTIVVGAVLGLGGLYGWKAYNQSQIESAEAASEAYTQVVESDDVLAKSDAFVAANADSNYAVLAAFVAAKEAIDKDDLKLAAEKLTWAADNVANAELKATALLRLARVQASQSQYEQALATLAKPMPEAFKAQLAEIQGDIYLAQGDKDKARSAYQSALEAAEGNSNPMLQIKLDDLAQKTTV
- a CDS encoding GNAT family N-acetyltransferase, yielding MNIRLAKQHDLCAIVAIYNETIPSRKVTADTEPVSVAQKQSWFAGHTQNRPIYVVEQADEVVAWISFSSFYGRPAYDGTAEVSIYLAKAAQGQGLGSKLMDFAEQQAPTLFITTLLGFIFSHNLPSIRLFEKHGYKKWGELPNVAVMDGNRYSLTILGKSLA
- a CDS encoding DUF2750 domain-containing protein; translation: MNEEEIGSEVSEFIEQVKNTESVWALSSDDGGMVVVDSNQFDETDVLLLWDSEEKAQAQCRDEWSEFSPMSIDVESFLDEWVLDLKEDDALVGLNWNDDNVCVEIEPVGLARLLVDIE
- the hisS gene encoding histidine--tRNA ligase, whose amino-acid sequence is MTKQLQAIRGMNDCLPGDTQVWQKVESVLRDTVAAFGYQEIRFPVVESTDLFKRSIGEVTDIVEKEMYTFDDRNGDSLTLRPEGTAVCVRAGNQNGLLYNQEQRLWYMGPMFRHERPQKGRYRQFHQFGVETFGMATPDIDAEVILLTARLWQQFGIQDHVTLELNSLGSNEARAEYRDALIAYLEQHKEALDEDSLRRMYSNPLRVLDSKNPEVQAVLVDAPKLSEHLDDESREHFANLCERLDAAGVEYQVNEKLVRGLDYYNRTVFEWVTTSLGSQGTVCAGGRYDGLVEQLGGKATPAVGFAMGIERLVLMLQTLECVGDIRRNADVYVVAMGDKAAIQAPVVAQQLRDDIAGLRVMVHCGGGNFKKQFKRADKSDAVIALVLGEDELAEGKVTVKYLREQKEQITLPLAEVKTLLAELVS